From Arcticibacter tournemirensis, one genomic window encodes:
- a CDS encoding STING domain-containing protein — protein MIKKKIFIGSSSEELPLAEIVKATLEKDFDVTIWNESLWDTAVFKINQNFLADLLKASLQYDYGILIGTEDDKVTVRGNDMLQPRDNVLFELGLFTGRLGSTKCAFLIEKNIKLLSDLAGLTLAKFDKTNPATLIKSTQQISQLFMASADDEINFFPSATLAAVYFENLVSPICKFVIENDGFESKGSTYKNCRLNIIVPEKIHGDVNLQFEKMKRQIATENVSFKYAGRPRYISIDTQIKDDTLVFIDFPTILTGINHAIANLLPNDFNNLSPDYNAILDRELRRFITTLKKLLIRHGFDEMVFVKRDSSI, from the coding sequence ATGATCAAAAAGAAAATATTCATAGGTTCTTCATCCGAAGAACTGCCACTGGCTGAAATAGTAAAAGCCACACTCGAAAAAGATTTCGATGTTACCATCTGGAACGAAAGCTTGTGGGATACCGCCGTATTTAAAATCAACCAAAACTTTTTAGCAGATCTGTTAAAAGCTTCGCTCCAGTATGATTACGGCATCCTAATTGGAACAGAAGATGATAAAGTAACTGTCCGCGGGAACGACATGCTGCAACCCCGTGACAATGTTTTGTTCGAACTCGGGCTTTTTACCGGAAGGCTTGGTAGTACAAAATGTGCCTTTTTGATCGAAAAAAACATCAAATTACTCTCAGACCTGGCCGGGCTCACCCTTGCTAAATTTGACAAAACCAATCCTGCCACGCTTATCAAAAGCACCCAGCAAATCAGCCAGCTTTTTATGGCTAGTGCTGACGACGAAATCAACTTCTTTCCTTCGGCGACCTTAGCTGCGGTCTACTTTGAAAACCTGGTTTCGCCTATCTGTAAATTCGTCATCGAAAACGATGGCTTTGAATCCAAAGGCTCCACCTATAAAAACTGTCGGCTGAACATTATTGTTCCTGAGAAAATCCATGGAGATGTCAACCTACAATTTGAAAAAATGAAGCGTCAGATCGCAACCGAAAATGTTTCCTTTAAGTATGCGGGCAGACCGAGATATATAAGTATCGACACCCAGATCAAAGATGACACCTTGGTCTTTATTGATTTCCCTACAATCCTCACAGGGATCAACCATGCAATAGCCAATCTGCTGCCAAATGACTTCAATAATTTGAGTCCGGATTACAATGCAATTTTAGACAGGGAGCTTAGAAGATTTATTACGACGTTAAAAAAACTGCTCATCCGGCATGGGTTCGATGAAATGGTATTTGTCAAAAGGGATTCCAGCATATAA